CCACAAACCAGGTCGTAATCACCGATGTTAGGGAGTAACTTAAATATGTCGGCCGGATCCACTTGTAAATCGGCATCCATTGTAGCAATCAAACGGCCCTCGGCTTTTTTAAAAGCTGCTGCAAAAGCGGCAGTTTGGCCGTTATTTTCCGTAAAATGATACACTTTAACCTCACGATGTTCGGCGGCGATTTTATCCAACAATTCCGAACCGCCGTCGGTGCTTCCATCGTCAATATAAATAATTTCATATGAATCGATCTTCCCGTTCAAGGCATCTTTTATTTTTATGGTTAAAGGTGCTAAATTGTCATATTCGTTATATACCGGCGCCACTATCGATAATTCAACGCTATACTCATTCAACAGAGGACACATCCTTCCGAATTTATTCGGTAAAACCAGTAATATAAATCGTTAATTTTACGTGTTATCCCCCGCCTTAGCAATCGAGAATTGATCGGCATGAAACCATTGGATAAAGGACTTAACGCCATCCCGGATATTGATGGTGGGTTGATAATTCAATAGTTTGCCGGCTTTTTCGAGGTCGGCGAAGGTCTGAAACACATCTCCGGTTTGCGGCGGCATCAGCTTCAAGTTGGCTTTGAGATTAAGCTCTTCTTCAATGATTGTCATTAACTCCCGTAAAGTTATGGTTCGACTGTTTCCCAGATTCACTATTTCATATTGGGACTGATCATAGGTAATGGCCGCGCTGATCCCTTTGATAATGTCATCAATATAAGTGTAATCCCGTGACGATGAGCCGTCGCCATAAAACGGGACCTCTTTGCCTTGCGAAATTAATCTGGTAAACTTATGAATGGCCAAATCAGGACGCTGCCTTGGACCATAAACGGTAAAAAACCGTAAACTGAGGAAACGGATCCCATGTAGTTGACTATAAACATGTCCCAGTAGTTCACCGGAAACTTTTGTTGCCGCATAGGGACTGATCGGCAACAAAACCGGGTCCCTCTCCCGCCAGGGAACATTGGGATTGACGCCATAAACGCTTGAAGACGAAGCAAATACAAACTGAGGTATTTTTTTATCCTTGGCAAATTCCAAAAGGTTTTGAGTACCTTGAACATTGACCTTTTGGTACCCGACGGGGTCCAGAATCGAAGGGCGAACCCCGGCTTTAGCAGCTAAATGGACAATGACATCATAAGATTCGTTTAGGTTTTCATACAAAGCTTTACAATTGCAAATGTCCAGTCTTAACAGCTTATAGCCGGAATTATTGAGATGTTTCCGGATATTACGCTCTTTAATGGTTTGTTCATAATATGGATCAAAATTATCGACTACCGTTACCTGACAATGTTCGTTAAGAAGCTTGTCCACTAGGTGACTCCCGATAAACCCCGCCCCTCCCGTTACCAAGACATGCATCGCCGATCCCAACTCCTTCATATAGAAATCCGACCGCATTTAGCTCTGCCGGATTCAAAAAATTTCGGCCATCGATCAATATGGGAGTATTCATCACCGACCGTAACTTCAGAAAGTCTAACTTAAGATACTCTTCCCATTCGGTTATCAATACCAACGCATCGCAGCCACAAGCGGTTTGATAAGGGTTAACGCCATATTCCACTTGGTATTCAGCTAATAATTTTCGGGCGCTCGGAACCGCAACCGGATCATGGGCCTTCACTCTCACTCCCCGTTCAACTAAAAGTTTAATAATATCTTGAGCCGGCGAGTCCCGCAAATCATCTGTACCGGGTTTAAAAGCCAATCCTAAAATTCCTACTGTCCGGCCGCTCAGATCGCCTAATTGGGATTCCAATTTTTTGATGACCACCTGACGCTGTCGTTTGTTGACAGCGCATGCCGCATCTATGATCGGCATTGAATAATCATATGCGGCGCCCAGTGCCATTAATGCCAAAGTATCTTTGGGAAAGCAACTTCCGCCCCACCCGATTCCGGCATTTAAAAAACGGGATCCAATCCTCGGATCCAAGCCCATTCCATAAGCGACTTCTTTGATATCAGCTCCGGTTTTTTCACAAAGGCCGCCAATTTCATTGATATAGCTAATTTTTAAAGCTAAAAATAC
This genomic interval from Acetonema longum DSM 6540 contains the following:
- a CDS encoding glycosyltransferase family 2 protein, with amino-acid sequence MNEYSVELSIVAPVYNEYDNLAPLTIKIKDALNGKIDSYEIIYIDDGSTDGGSELLDKIAAEHREVKVYHFTENNGQTAAFAAAFKKAEGRLIATMDADLQVDPADIFKLLPNIGDYDLVCGIRADRQDSIVKMISSLIGNGVRNWLTHEEIKDTGCPLKLFKNEVAKSMCLFEGMHRFFPTLAKMNGFRVTQVAVSHYPRQYGKSKYGISNRMWKGLKDTLAVRWMQRRHLNYKIKGEV
- a CDS encoding NAD-dependent epimerase/dehydratase family protein — translated: MDKLLNEHCQVTVVDNFDPYYEQTIKERNIRKHLNNSGYKLLRLDICNCKALYENLNESYDVIVHLAAKAGVRPSILDPVGYQKVNVQGTQNLLEFAKDKKIPQFVFASSSSVYGVNPNVPWRERDPVLLPISPYAATKVSGELLGHVYSQLHGIRFLSLRFFTVYGPRQRPDLAIHKFTRLISQGKEVPFYGDGSSSRDYTYIDDIIKGISAAITYDQSQYEIVNLGNSRTITLRELMTIIEEELNLKANLKLMPPQTGDVFQTFADLEKAGKLLNYQPTINIRDGVKSFIQWFHADQFSIAKAGDNT